A stretch of DNA from Henriciella sp. AS95:
TGCGCATCGATCGCGCCGGCTCAGGCGGGCGGCCGGCGTCTCCTGCGAATGTGGAGTCGAGAGGACGTCGCTCAATTGCGCTGAACTTGAAAGACCCGGCCGATGTTGAAACGGCATTAAAGCTGATCGAAAAAGCCGATGGGCTAATTGAAGGTTTCCGGCCAGGCGTCATGGAACGCCTCGGACTGGGCCCCGACATTGCCTTGGACCGAAATCCGAAGCTTGCTTACGGTCGGATGACGGGTTGGGGGCAGTTCGGTCCGCTGTCTCAAGCGGCAGGTCATGACCTTAACTATATAGCTTTGACGGGCGCCCTTGGTGCAATGGGGCGCAAAGGCGAGAAACCATATCCGCCGCTCAACCTCATCGGGGATTATGGGGGCGGCGCGCTCTATCTAGCTTTCGGCCTTCTAGCAGCGATCCTCCACGCCCGCTCAGGCGGCGAGGGACAAGTGGTCGATGTGGCGATGACGGATGGTGCAGCATCACTCGCATCCATGTTCTACGGCATGAGGGCCATGGGCGTCTGGACGGATGAGCGCGAGGACAATTTGCTCGATGGCGGCGCGCATTTCTACGACTGCTACGAAACAAGCGACGGAAAGTACGTCTCCATTGGGTCCATCGAACCTCAGTTCTACGCTTTGCTGCTGGAAAAGGCGGGGCTTACCGATTCGGAGTTTCAGTCTCAGATGGACCGCTCGAAGTGGCCTACATTGTCTGAGAAGCTCGCAGAGGTGATCAAAACGAAGTCGAGGGATGAGTGGTGCGACATAATGGAAGGCACCGATGTCTGTTTCGCGCCTGTGCTGTCTTTGGCCGAAGCCCCTTCGCATCCTCATAATGTTGCCAGAGAAACGTTCATCGAGATTGGCGGTGTTGTACAACCGGCTCCGGCGCCCCGCTTCTCCAAGACACCTGGCGAGGTTCAACGCCCGCCGGCGACGCCAGGCACCCACAATGAAGAAATTATCGCAGACTGGAAGATTTAGAAACCCAATTATAACAAGGTGGTATTGGGAATTCTTACGTCTGAATGGGCGACGTGAACCGAAAACAACAGGGCCGACCGTACGGGTTCATATACAGGCTGCTAAAACACACTCATCAGTGAAGAGCCGCGACGAATATCGTTAGGTTCTTTGTCTGATGTCCTTCTTGCTAAACTTTGGCCATCTCATGAGGTGGCCACTTTTTTGGGTCTTAAGAGGGAAGTGCCTGGGACGACTGTTGCAGAATCTTGAGGACTACACCCCTTGCTGTAACGCGATCTTAGGTGGAAATCAGACGAAGCAATAGTGCACTTACAGAAGTAATAGGCTGAGTATAGGATATGGCAACAGTGATGTCGGCTTCGCCGCGCAAAGTCAGCGACGCAGATCGCGGGATTGGTCAACTGGTTCGCCAGGCGCGTCGTCGCATTGGTATGACGCTTGATGATCTCGCAAAGAAATTGGGCCTGTCCTATCAGCAAGTCCACAAATACGAGAACGGAACAAACCGCATCAGCGCAGGCACCCTTGCCGCAATTGCAAATATTCTGGCGGTTCCCGTCGAGCACCTCTTTCCTGAGGACGTGCTGCTCGGCGATAGCAGTGATGAAGACAGCGAAGTTGATAAGTACAGAAGCGAAGTCAGCCGGATTGTCAGAACGATTGACGATCCCAAGAAACTCGAAGCGATCATCACGATCCTGAAGACCGTCTAGGAAATTCTCTTTAAGTTCAGTTCAACACTCAGCTCGCTTCCCGAGCTGGGTGTTTTTCTTTATGCGCGTTCCAGTGCTTGGGGTGCACAAACGTTTCCGCAAACCAGGGATTGGCTTCGGGGTCGAATTGCGTCGTCAGCCAGTCGATGAATTTGCGTCCTCTCGACAGCCGCTGAACGCGGTGGGTGTATGACAACCAGAATTCAATCGGCACGAGTTCTGGCAGTTCCAAGGGAATCAGTCGCTCGTCGACGATGCACGCGTAGGAGGGTGCCAGCGTGATGCCGCCACCATTGGCGCAGACCTCCCGAAGGACCGTTCCCGAATTCGTAATGATGCTGAACTTCAACATCTTTTTGAGGTCGGACGCTTTTGTGGCCCAACGGTCAATCTGATTGACGTAAGCTTCATGCAAGAGGCAACGGTGCCCCTGAAGGTCAAACAGGCTTTCGGGGCGTCCGTACGTCTCAAGATATGATTCAGACGCGAAGAACATGTAGTGCAGGACGCCGAGCCGGGTTGAGTGCAAGTCTCGGTGCTGAGGTTTGGTGAACACAAAGCTCATGTCAGCTTCGTTGTTCAGGAGGTTTGCATCCTTTTCCAGAATGCTGATGTAAAGCTCAAGCTCGCTGTTCTTGGCCAGATATTGCGGCATTGTGCGGGTAAGCCAGTGAGACAAAACGCCGTCAGTCGAGGCTATTCTGAGATCTCCAGCGGCCTCCTGATCAACATCCGACATTTCAGACAGGATCGTATTCGCTTCGTTCGCGATCGTCGTGGTGCGCCGAAGCACCTGTTTTCCCGCTTCTGTCAGCTCTACTCCGCGCGTGCTTCGGATGAAGAGCTGGCAATTCAGACTGCGTTCGAGCTCTTCGATCTTGCGGCTGACCGTCGGGGTCGACTCACCCACATGTTTCGCAGCAGCGGTCATGCTTCCTAAATCGGCGACCGCAGCGAAAACCCGAAGGTTGTCCCAGTCCAGTTTGTTAGAGCGCATTCTGCCACCACTGGTGTACGTATTTCAGTCCTGAAACCCTTCCTGCCGCGAAAATGCTAGATTGTAAATTTTATAGTTGACAACTTTTACGTGTTTTTATCAGTTTCTCCACCAAGGAGACACTTCTTATGACAATTCACCACCAGGTTGTATCCAATACATCTCGCCCTTACTGCTTTGTCACGCCGGAGAGCATGGCGGCAGATATGGGGCGCTTCGGACTGGTTCGATGTCCGATGGGAAGGACCGCTGAGGCGCTGGCGCTTGGCGAGCGATTGCTTGGTGGACAACTCGCCCGCGAAGAGGTGATTGCAACGCTCGACGCCATTACACAGATGACCTTGTGGACGATTGGTGAGCCGATGAGCGGCATCTACATTACCGTGCCGCTGACGGAAGAGGGCAGGGACGCCGTCGAATCTGGTGAACTCAATCCCGGCGATCCGGCCCTTCGTCACGTCGCACCAGCCAACACACCCGTCTTTGGGCTTTATGTGGGTGTCTATGCCGGTGAAACAAAAGAGACCAGGCGGAGCATCATGGCGGCTTCTGCCTATGTACGAGTCTCGCAATTCTCTCCGGTACCCTGTTATGCTCGAGGCGCAACAGAAGACGGTCGGAGGTCCATGCTGAAGCTGGGCTTCCGGCGGTTACCTGGCGGTCTTTCGGATTTATTCGTTTTCGACCCAATTCAATAAAATGGCGGTGAGACTAGCTCATCCACACGTCGGTCTGCTCGTCATGCGAAGGGGCCCTTCGGACAGCGCTCTGTGTGATGCACCCGTCTCCCTCGTGAATTCGTTGGAAGAGTTGCAGCAAGTTTTCTCGATCCGCGCCGCAGTCTTTATGGCCGAACAATCGTGCCCTTACCGGGAAGAATTTGACGGCAATGACCTCTCGGCGTGTCACCTATTATGCGCGATCGATGGAGAGCCGGTTGCGACGCTTCGCCTGCGCTGGTTTGCGAGCTTTGGAAAAGTCGAACGCGTCTGCGTTCTTCCACATGCCCGTGGTCAGCAGCTTGAGCGGATAATGCTCGCCCACGCCTTTGAGCTTGCTGCTCGTAAAGGTTATCGACTCATGACGGGTCAAATTCAGGCGCGGCTGTGGCCCCTGTGGAAAAGAACCGTTTACTGCATCTTGCGTGAAAACCGGCCATCTTTCTCGTTTTCAGACTATGAATATCTGGAGGTCGATATTCAGCTGCCGCCTCATCCACACGCGCTTACGCCGCTCAGCGACCCGTACCTTCTTATTCGACCGGAAGGCAATTGGGATGAAAAAGGTGTTCTTGAAGCGTCGGTTCTACGGGCCACGGCAAATGCAGCTTGAGCCGGTTGCCTGACGGCGATTCGGCGACGTCCCACGGCTCACCAGCCTCCGTATCTTTACGCATTGAGCGAGGCCTACCTCGTCCTTTTTAGTGCCCGCAGCACTATGCGCCAGGAATCCAAGATGAACGCCTTTACTGACATCTCGACGCGAATGAGTGCCGGGGGAAGTCGCGAAAGGGTTTCGATCGGATTTCGCCGCGAAGTCGATCATTTTCTTCATGAGCGCCTCACGGAGGATTTAAGACAAGCCGGACGGGATACGACTGGCCTGAAATCAGATCCGGTGGCGTGCTCGAAATGGCGAGCGATCCTGTATGAAAAAGGTTGGTTAGCGCCCGCTTGGCCGAAAGCATATGGGGGGCCGGGCTGGTCCGCAGAGCAGCAGCTCTATTTCGAAAATGCATGCGCAGAGAACGATGCGCCAGTTCTGATGTCGTCCGGCATTCGCACAATCGGACCGCTTATCATGCAGGCTGGCTCAACAGAGCAGCAGGCTCGCTATCTTCCGCCGATCCTACGTGGTGAACACGAATGGTGTCAGGGGTTTTCCGAGCCGCAAGCAGGGTCTGATTTGCCTGCGCTTGGGCTGAAAGCCGAGAGAGACGGAAACGTATTCGTTTTGAATGGCAGCAAGCTCTGGACGAGCTTTGCGCACCAAGCATCGCATATGTATCTCCTGGCCCGAAGCGACGCGCAATCGAGCGGCCGTGACGGGTTGGTATTTTTACTTGTTGAAATGGACTTGCCCGGAATCTCGGTGCGTCCAATTCGCTGCCTAGACGGCACGCATGAAGTCAGCGAAGTCTTCTTTGATAATGTCCGGACGCCAGCCGCCGACAGGATAGGCGATATAGATGACGGTTGGACCGTGGCTCGAACACTCATGCAAATTGCCCGATCCAACAATACCACCACTGGAACTCTTCGGCGGGCATGGCGGGCGGCAGCACGCCATGTAAAGGAGGTAGCGCCAGGCGAGATGACCATCCTCCGGCAACTCAACGACCTTGCTTGCCGGATTGAAGAATTTGAAGCGCTGCAGCTGAAAGTCGAAACGCGGCCGCCGTCTTGCGGACGGAAGGCGACATCGTCTTTAATGAAGCTCACCGCGACCGAACTCCACCAGGCAATCACCGAACTTGCGATCCAAGCCGCGCCTCATAATCGGCTGGCTCAGTCGAAATATTTCGCGACACGGGCCGCGACGATTTACTCGGGGACGAGTGAAATTCACCGCAATACAATTGCTTGGGCGATCGGCTGTCCATGAAAGACGTTTCTGCGTTGATCAGGGCAGGGGGTGATCGTCATCTATCAGGATGCGCGCGGCATCGCCTTCGGGATCATCGAACTGGCCCGTTTTTGCGGCCCAGATAAATGCCACCAGTCCGATCAAGCCCAGAAAGAGAGCGATCGGGATGAGGAAAGCGAGCATTTCCATAGTCAGGAACCTCGTGCGCTGGGACGTAGGGCATTCAGCGTCACGATAACGGACGATGCAGACATCGCAATCGCTGCGACCAGCGGCGTTGCGAACCCGGCCACTGCGACGGGAACAGCAATCAAATTATACCCCGCGGCCAGTGAAAAGTTCTGGAGCATTCGGGACCGAGCGCCGCGAGCAGCGTCAATCATGCTGACTATCGCCTCCAGACCACCGCCTGTGTACACGGCATCGCTCGCTGACTGACTCACATCCATGGCGCCGCCAGGGGCGAGAGATGCATGCGCCAAAGACAGCGAACCGGCATCATTCAGACCGTCGCCTACCATCAGGACTTTTCGGCCCTCGGCTCTCAATGCTTCCAGGCGTTCGACCTTGTCCGACGGGCGAGCGCCCGCCCGCCACTCCGAAACGCCAAGCTTGTCAGCAACCGCTCGGACCGCGTCTTCGCGATCTCCAGACAGGATTTCGATGCTGGCGCCACGGCGACGCAAGGCTTCAGCAATTTGAAGAGCGCCAGAGCGAAGGGCGTCTTCGAATTCAAAAAGAATCGGGGCGTCATCGCCTTCCGCGTACCAGAGCTGCAAGCGACTTGACATTGCGGGTATTTCCTTGCCGACCCACTCAGCCGAACCGAGCCGACATTCAATGCCGTCGAGTTCAGCAGTGAGACCAAGCCCGGCGTGTTCCTTGACATGGGGCGCCACCCGACCCGGGCCAGCAGCCTTTACGAGCGCTCGAGACAGCGGATGCCTGGACGCGCGTGCCAGTCGGGCCGCGCGCTCGAGAGAAGGACTCGCCGCATCTTTATCGACCAGGACTGGCTCGCCGACGGTAAGCGTACCGGTTTTGTCAAACACCACATGATCGCACTCTGCGATACGCTCCAGGGCGTCGCCGGATTTAAGATAGATTCCTTTCGAAAACAGGCGCTCGGATGCCACGACCTGAACGACGGGCGCGGCGAGCGCCAAGGCGCAGGGACATGTGATGATCAACGTCGAAACAGCGATCATCAAAGCTTCCCGTATTCCGGCACCGGCCAGCATCCATCCGATGAAAGTAAGGGCCGCTGTGGTGTGCACCAACGGAACATAGAGCGAGACCGCTTTGTCAGCGATACGTCGATAGGCCGACCGTCTTTGCTCTCCAGCCTCGAGCATCCTCGATATCTCGGACAGCAGAGAATCATCTGCAGCGGCGAGTGCACGCCCACGCAATGACTGCGTGAGGTTTACCGTGCCCGCATACAATTTCACGCCAGGCACCGCCATCCGTGGCAGGCTTTCACCCGACACAAGGCTCTCATCGGCCTCACTCTCTCCATCAATAATTTCCATGTCCACGAGCAGACGCTCGCCCGGCGCGACGAGCAAAGTATCTCCCGATGCAATCTCTCCTGCCCGCACTGATTTGGCAGCGCCGTCTGGCTGTAGGCGCGTAGCGGATTGTGCCTGGAGGGCTGCCAGCTGGTGAGCCGCAGCATGGGTACGTCGCCGTAAACGAGCATCGAGAAACCGTCCTATGAGGAGGAAGAAAATGAGCATGACCGAGGCGTCAAAATAGGCGTGCTCGCCTCCGCGTATGGTTTCCACGACGCTGATGCCGAGTGCGAGTGTAATGGCGAGCGATATCGGCACGTCCATGTTCGCGTGGCCGCTGCGCAGAACTTTCCATGCAGATGCAAAAAACACCCGCCCGGAAAAGAGCGCCGTCGGGATCGCGATTGCACCGGAAATTGCGTGCATGACGCGGCGGGTCTGCTCTCCCATTTCGCCATGACCGGCCCAGATTGAAATCGACAGCAGCATCACATTCGCTGCGGCGAAAGCTGCAACGCCCATGGCGATTAGCAAGCTACGCTCTTCGTTTTCTGCCTGTCGCTGAGACTGATCATTATCGAATGGGCTGACGCCATAACCAAGTGCTGAGACTGTGCTCACCACCACGTTTGGGTTGAGCTCACCAGTCCATGTTACGGCAAGGCGCCCGTTCGAGAGATTGAGGCGCGCTGACACCACGCCGGGAAGGGCGGTCAGGGCGGATTCGATTTTTGAAAGGCAGCCTGCGCATTTCGCGCCGCGAACGGCGAGGTTCAGGACTCTCTTGTCGCCGCGCTCCGAAACAAAAGCGGACACGTCTCCATTATTGGAGGATTCGGCCGGCGAAAGCCCGCTCGGGCAACCCCGATCGACCGTGATGGTGGCATCGCTCATTTCAAGCGTATCTCTTTCTCAGCCACAAACCTGTCATCGTTAACATCAGACATTGCAGTTACGATAATGGACCAGTCGCCGCGCTCCAGTGATGGCAAAGCCACTTCGTATACGCCTGGCTCATCAGCTACGGCCTCCATCGGCAACGTTGTATCTCCAGACGTCGTCGCGTTCCGGCGGAATTGAGCCAAAACCGACAGACGTGACACTGGCAGGCCGTCTTTATTGTTTACTTCGACGCGCAATGTCTCATTCGAGCGGTCCGCTAGCCCGGCGCGCATCGTCCAGCCTAACTCGGCTTGCTCACGTTTTGCCTCAAGGGTGTCGTTGTAATTAAGCCCTTGCAGGTATGACTTCTCCACGTCCTCCCCTGGAAAGCTGGTGATGGCAGAGTAAAGAAAGACACCGTTCACTGCGAACATGAGGCCGAAGAATGCCATCATGATCAGGAGGACATGCCAGCCTTTCAGCTTGGCATCCGGCCCTTGGCGGTATTGTTGCGCCACACTCATATTGCAGACCTTTCTCGGCTTTAGTTCGCTGGAGCCATGAAGCTTGTACGGTTGGTGTGCACTTCTCCGGTATTAACGTCTGTTAGAAGGAGGAAAAAGTGCCTCCGGCCGTCTACGCTTTCTTCTGGAATACTGACCGACAGGCGATACCGGTCGACACCGTGCGCCGCCACCGGCAGCATAATGATGCCTTCGTCATTGGGTTCCAGTCCGGTGACATCGAGGACGAGGCCGTTCATGCCGTGGGCTTCGAGACTCATGCTACGGGCATCGCCGGATTTGTTGACCAGTTTCAGCGTGTAGCCATTGCGGATGTCGCCGTCCGACAATTGAATGTATGGCGGCGAGCGATCTTTGAGCACGTTCACTTCAAACGTTCCCCGATTGAGGAGACCGAACGCCATCACCGATGCGATCATCACCATGACGACGAAGTAAAGGATCGTTCTTGGGCGTATAAGCCTGTATTTCGGTTTCTGACCCGACGCCCGGCATGCAACGGCTGTATCGGTGTCGTATGCGATCAGCCCGGTCGGCCGATCGATCTTCTTCATGATGTCATCGCAGGCATCAATACACAGTGCGCAGTGGATGCATTCGAGCTGAGCGCCGTCCCGAATGTCGATACCCATTGGGCAGACCTGTACGCACTGCTTGCAATCGATGCAATCACCACGCCCGTCCCAGCTCTCACCTTTACGATGCGGGCCACGAGGTTCACCGCGGTCATAGCGATAGGTCACGTTCAACGCGTGTTCGTCGGTGAGCGCGCCTTGTATCCGTGGCCATGGACACAGATAGGTGCAGACCTGCTCGCGCATCGTGCCGGCGAGCGCATAAGTCGTGAATGTCAGAATGCCTGCGAACCAATAGGCCGACAGCGGCGCCTCACCTATGAAGAAGGTTTCAGCTATCATCCGCGCATCATGAAAATAGAGAATGAATGCGCCGCCTGTCAGGAAGGCGATCAACAGCCACACAATGTGCTTGCCGATCTTCCTCCAGGCTTTGTCAAAGCTCCAAGGTTTCTTGTCCAGGCGGATCCGAGCCGCACGGTCACCTTCGAAGGCGCGCTCCACCCAGATATAGAGATCTGTCCAAACGGTTTGTGGGCACGCGTATCCGCACCAGACCCGACCGAAGAGCGATGTCACCAGAAACAGGCCCAAGGCGGCCAGGATCATCAGGCCGGCAAGGTAGTACGCCTCCTGCGGCCATATCTCGATCCCGAAAAAGAAGAACCGCTCACCGGCGAAATCGGCCAGTACTGCCTGGTCTGGAACCCCTGCGCCGCGTGGCCAGCGAAGCCAGGGCACCAGATAATAGACGCCGAGCATCACCGCCATGGCCGCCCATTTCAGGGTTCGAAACTTGCCATGGGCTAGCTTCGGATAGATCTGTTTCCTCTTGGAATACAGGTCCTGCGGCGGCGGTGCCGGCGGCGGCGATTTAGGAGTTATGAGCGTTACGCGTGACATCGGGTGGCTTTCTATTCGCCCACGCCTAGAGAGTGCACATAAACGGCGAGAGCCTTGATTGTCGCGTCATCCAGACGACCCTCCCAAGCAGGCATATGTGCGTTGCGGGCATTGTAAACGGTCGTGTAGATTTCTTCCTCAGAGCCACCAAACAACCAATCGCGATCGGTCAGGTTCGGTGCGCCGACGGAGCGGTCGCCTGTTCCATCTTCTCCATGACAGGTGGCGCATTGAGCAGCGAACAGGTCGGCACCGCGCTGTGCACTGCGTACGTCGTGCACATCTTGACCAGAAATCAGCAAAACATGGTTCACGACATCATCGATCTGTTGCGACGAAAGAAGGCGGTCGCGGCCAAAGGCAGGCATCTGCGAGAAGCGCGTGTCGGGATCTTCGTCATGCCGGATGCCGTGGCGAAGCGTGTACTCAATACCGTCAAGGGTACCAGACCAGAGCCAGACATCGTCTGCGAGACGCGGATATCCCTTCGCACCAGTACCACCAGCGCCATGGCAGGTCGCGCAGTTATCGCCAAATGCACTTTCACCAGCGGCCATTGCGAATTGCTGGAGAGACCGGTCGGTTTCAATCTCTTCAAGACTTGCGGCGACAAGTGCCTGGCCGGCCTGCATCCTCTCGGTCCGCATTGCGTCGATCTGCTCAGCGACACTCACGCGATCGGAGTGGTCTCCAATGCCCCGTGTGTTCGTGCCGAGCCCAGGAAGCGCGGGAATGGCTGGCATGATGACCATGTAGACGATCGAGAACGCGATGGTCGCGTACCAGATGTACAGCCACCAGCGGGGCAGGGGATTGTTCAATTCCTTGATACCGTCCCAGGCATGACCCGTCGTCTCAACGCCGGTGTGCTGGTCGATTTCTTTTTCTTGTTCACTCATCTCCGGGCTCCCGGTCTGAAAGTGGAAGTGCTGCGGCGTCGTCGAACCGTTTCTGGTTGCGAGGCCAAAGGGCATAGGCGAGGACGCCAGCAAACAGGATGACGAAGTAGATCAGTCCTCCGGTCTGCGCGAAACTTGAGAGCATTTCGTACATGGCTGTTCCTCCCTAGCGCCGGTTCATCAGGTCTTCGGCTTCGTATGTGGAGAAATCCACAAGCGTGCCGGTCATTTGAAGATAAGCGACCAGTGCATCCATTTCGGTGATGCGGTCTGGATCGCGATCAAAGTCGCGGATTTGGACCGTCCCTTCACGACCTGCTGCCTCAGTGTAGCGAGCAACGAGGGCGTCTTGTTCGTCGAAGTAGATGTCCGGATCAGCCTGAGCCTGGAGATCGATCTTCGCGTTCTCGATCATCTCATCGGTGTAATCGACACCGACCCATTTCAGCGCTTTCAGGTCCGCTTCGATATTGCGGTAGTCGAGCTTCTTCTCTGCCAGGAAGGCGTACGGAGGCATAATCGATTCCGGCACAAGAGAGCGCGGATCGATAAGGTGATCGACATGCCATTCGTCGGAGTATTTGTTACCGACCCGGGCCAGATCCGGCCCTGTCCGTTTCGAACCCCACTGGAATGGGTGATCATACATCGACTCCGCAGCCAGAGAGTAGTGCCCGTAACGCTCAACCTCGTCGCGCAGAGGACGAACCATCTGCGAGTGACACACATAGCAGCCTTCGCGCAGGTAGATGTTGCGGCCAGCCACTTCGAGTGGCGTGTAGGGCCGCATGCCCTCCACCTTCTCGATCGTATTCTCCATGTAGAAGAGAGGTACCATCTGGATGATCCCGCCAATCGAGACCGTGATAAGGATACCGATGGTGAGCAGGAGCGAATGACGCTCTAGAACACCGTGATTGTTGATAATTCCCATGAGTTCACGAGCTCCTATTCGGCAGGCTGCAGGCCGGCGGCCGCAGGTGGATTGCTGTATGCAGGTGCGTTGGCGGGCTGATTGATCCGCTCATTGCCCATGGCGGTACGGACCAGATTGTAGACCATGATCACAGCGCCGCTGAAGTAGAGCAGACCGCCAAGCATACGGATGATGTAGCTGATATGCTTTGCCTCCACGGTTTCGACGAAGCTGTATTCGAGGAAGCCGAACTCGTTGTAGGCACGCCACATGAGGCCTTCGGTGATCCCTGCGAACCACATGGAAATCATGTAGAACAGGATGCCGATCGTTGCGAGCCAGAAGTGCCATTCAACCAGCGCGAGCGAGTACAGGCTTTTGCGTTTCCAGAGCCACTGAGCCAGGCAGTAGAGCGCGCCGAAGGATATGAACCCAACCCAGCCAAGTGCGCCAGAGTGGACGTGTCCGATACCCCATTCGGTGTAGTGGCTGAGCGAGTTCACGGCCCGCACCGACATGAGTGGACCCTCGAAGGTCGACATGCCGTAGAAGGCGAGAGACACGACCATCATCCGGACAACCGGGTCCGTGCGCAGCTTGTCCCAGGCGCCAGCCAGCGTCATGACGCCGTTGATCATACCGCCCCAGCTTGGCATCCACAGCATGATCGAGAAGGTCATGCCGAGCGTCTGCGCCCATTGCGGAAGCGCCGTGTAGTGAAGGTGGTGCGGACCGGCCCAGATGTAGATGAAGATCAGCGACCAGAAGTGAACGATGGACAGCCGGTAGGAATAGACCGGACGGTTCACGCGCTTCGGAATGAAGTAGTACATAATCGCCAGGAACCCGGTCGTCAGGAAAAAGCCGACGGCGTTGTGGCCATACCACCACTGTGTCAGTGCATCCTGAACACCCGCGAAGAGCTGATAGCTTTTAGAGCCGGCGAGATCGACCGGAAGCGACAAATTGTTGACGATGTGCAGCATCGCGATCGTCACAATGAAAGACAGATAGAACCAGTTGGCGACGTAGATGTGAGGTTCTTTCCGCTTCCAGAGCGTGCCGAGGAAGACGAGCAAATAGGCGACCCAGACGAGTGTCAGCCAGAGGTCAGCATACCACTCAGGTTCGGCATATTCTTTCGATTGAGTGATACCCATCAGGTACCCGGTACCGGCAATCAGAATGAAAAGCTGATAACCCCAGTAAACGAACCAGGGCAGCATTCCGCCGAACAGACGGGCCCGAGTCGTCCTTTGGACAACGTAGAAGCTGGTTGCGATCAAGACATTGCCGCCAAACGCGAAAATCACCGCAGAAGTATGCAGCGGGCGAAGGCGTCCGAAGTTGGTGAAACCCCATTCCTCAAAGTAGAACAGGTTCGGCCAGGTCAGCTGACACGCGATGATGATACCAACCAGAAAGCCTGCGATACCCCAGAACATCGCCGCGAACACGCCGAACTTGACGATGGTGTCTTCATACTTCGTCTCATCGAAGGGGTTGCGATCACCAAGTTTGCCCGCCCACAATCCGATGCCAACCAGCCAGGCGAGGACCGCCGACAGAAACATCATCGCATGAACGCCCATAAGGCGGTCTGCGGCATTGGCGCCGATGAAAATTGCCAGAATGGCGAATAGGCCCAGAAACGCAGCAACCCCAAGGGTGCTCGTATCAAGGCCGCGATGTTGTACAGTGGCAGAGTTCAATTTGTTTCCCCTTCCGCAGGCTTCACCCTAACCACAATAAGCGATGCGGATGAGAGCACTTTAGCTACCGCGGCAGGGATATTTGAGTGCACGTTTAGCCTGAATACGGGGTCTTACGTATGGGCCAGCCTGTCGCACTGTGGCTTTACAAGGGCGCAGGCAATATGCAGGAGATCACGTCATGCTCAAAATCTTCGTCTTTGTCGTCGGGGCGGCCATCGTCGCGATCAGTTTGCCGCAAGTCCTTGCCCATCATGCCCGAGCAGAGCTGATGCAGTTGGCGTGGTGCTCGTCGTCAGGGCAGGGCGCACCGGCGAATTCGTTGTTTCAAATGCACTGCATTGCCTGCCCGACATTCCTCATTGGAGCGGCAGCTATGGTTCTCGCACCGATGACTGAGCTGTTCCAGCGTTTCCGTTTCATGAGAACCCAGTCCTAGAAGCCGTGCGGCCAGGACACATCAACATATTGACCGCAACCCCATGCTTGGCGCATGCCCTTTCTCGGACTTCCAAGGGAGAGGGCGCTGACGCATCAGCAGCAGATCGTGAATATGGCGGAGATGGACGTTGACGCGCTCCATCAACACTTCCGGTCGATCATGGCGTCGGTCCCGGATGCCATGGTTG
This window harbors:
- a CDS encoding heavy metal translocating P-type ATPase, with protein sequence MSDATITVDRGCPSGLSPAESSNNGDVSAFVSERGDKRVLNLAVRGAKCAGCLSKIESALTALPGVVSARLNLSNGRLAVTWTGELNPNVVVSTVSALGYGVSPFDNDQSQRQAENEERSLLIAMGVAAFAAANVMLLSISIWAGHGEMGEQTRRVMHAISGAIAIPTALFSGRVFFASAWKVLRSGHANMDVPISLAITLALGISVVETIRGGEHAYFDASVMLIFFLLIGRFLDARLRRRTHAAAHQLAALQAQSATRLQPDGAAKSVRAGEIASGDTLLVAPGERLLVDMEIIDGESEADESLVSGESLPRMAVPGVKLYAGTVNLTQSLRGRALAAADDSLLSEISRMLEAGEQRRSAYRRIADKAVSLYVPLVHTTAALTFIGWMLAGAGIREALMIAVSTLIITCPCALALAAPVVQVVASERLFSKGIYLKSGDALERIAECDHVVFDKTGTLTVGEPVLVDKDAASPSLERAARLARASRHPLSRALVKAAGPGRVAPHVKEHAGLGLTAELDGIECRLGSAEWVGKEIPAMSSRLQLWYAEGDDAPILFEFEDALRSGALQIAEALRRRGASIEILSGDREDAVRAVADKLGVSEWRAGARPSDKVERLEALRAEGRKVLMVGDGLNDAGSLSLAHASLAPGGAMDVSQSASDAVYTGGGLEAIVSMIDAARGARSRMLQNFSLAAGYNLIAVPVAVAGFATPLVAAIAMSASSVIVTLNALRPSARGS
- a CDS encoding FixH family protein translates to MSVAQQYRQGPDAKLKGWHVLLIMMAFFGLMFAVNGVFLYSAITSFPGEDVEKSYLQGLNYNDTLEAKREQAELGWTMRAGLADRSNETLRVEVNNKDGLPVSRLSVLAQFRRNATTSGDTTLPMEAVADEPGVYEVALPSLERGDWSIIVTAMSDVNDDRFVAEKEIRLK
- the ccoG gene encoding cytochrome c oxidase accessory protein CcoG, translated to MSRVTLITPKSPPPAPPPQDLYSKRKQIYPKLAHGKFRTLKWAAMAVMLGVYYLVPWLRWPRGAGVPDQAVLADFAGERFFFFGIEIWPQEAYYLAGLMILAALGLFLVTSLFGRVWCGYACPQTVWTDLYIWVERAFEGDRAARIRLDKKPWSFDKAWRKIGKHIVWLLIAFLTGGAFILYFHDARMIAETFFIGEAPLSAYWFAGILTFTTYALAGTMREQVCTYLCPWPRIQGALTDEHALNVTYRYDRGEPRGPHRKGESWDGRGDCIDCKQCVQVCPMGIDIRDGAQLECIHCALCIDACDDIMKKIDRPTGLIAYDTDTAVACRASGQKPKYRLIRPRTILYFVVMVMIASVMAFGLLNRGTFEVNVLKDRSPPYIQLSDGDIRNGYTLKLVNKSGDARSMSLEAHGMNGLVLDVTGLEPNDEGIIMLPVAAHGVDRYRLSVSIPEESVDGRRHFFLLLTDVNTGEVHTNRTSFMAPAN
- the ccoP gene encoding cytochrome-c oxidase, cbb3-type subunit III; translated protein: MSEQEKEIDQHTGVETTGHAWDGIKELNNPLPRWWLYIWYATIAFSIVYMVIMPAIPALPGLGTNTRGIGDHSDRVSVAEQIDAMRTERMQAGQALVAASLEEIETDRSLQQFAMAAGESAFGDNCATCHGAGGTGAKGYPRLADDVWLWSGTLDGIEYTLRHGIRHDEDPDTRFSQMPAFGRDRLLSSQQIDDVVNHVLLISGQDVHDVRSAQRGADLFAAQCATCHGEDGTGDRSVGAPNLTDRDWLFGGSEEEIYTTVYNARNAHMPAWEGRLDDATIKALAVYVHSLGVGE
- a CDS encoding cbb3-type cytochrome c oxidase subunit 3 encodes the protein MYEMLSSFAQTGGLIYFVILFAGVLAYALWPRNQKRFDDAAALPLSDREPGDE